The Rubrivirga sp. SAORIC476 genome contains a region encoding:
- a CDS encoding methyl-accepting chemotaxis protein, which translates to MSDGSDGVSGVSDAMSEVSDAVSEVSDAMSEVSDAMSEVSDAMSEVSDAMSEVSDAVSDCLHNCRVRG; encoded by the coding sequence GTGTCGGACGGCTCCGATGGCGTGTCGGGTGTCTCCGATGCCATGTCGGAGGTCTCCGATGCCGTGTCGGAGGTCTCCGATGCCATGTCGGAGGTCTCCGATGCCATGTCGGAGGTCTCCGATGCCATGTCGGAGGTCTCCGATGCCATGTCGGAGGTCTCCGATGCCGTGTCGGATTGCCTTCACAATTGCCGGGTGCGGGGCTAG
- a CDS encoding Cthe_2314 family HEPN domain-containing protein: protein MKQSLLTHPLVTAVSDGYYAAFQSATKRTGREVEWTRELNSDEKYAQRLFSSVPAVIDNLNQIRQAGLFLSGFRTTKRLKEHEITRLDHIVYHVENFFLRTTGCLDRCLVLVNDALDLGLQPEDCTHRLIRTISHVKRSPVQGVLGEINAIVKPYRNQRNLIAHRARHTDDELDDVILFDLVVRIEPTDEARYHHYKLRSDRYVAAKQEEIDQVADKLTTACSHLFDKLKPDVDRHLSALKPAVEPAAAGRPKA, encoded by the coding sequence TTGAAGCAATCGCTTTTGACACATCCGCTGGTCACAGCCGTCAGCGATGGCTATTACGCTGCGTTTCAAAGCGCGACCAAGCGAACCGGGCGCGAGGTCGAGTGGACCCGAGAACTCAACTCGGACGAGAAGTACGCACAACGCCTTTTCTCGTCCGTGCCTGCGGTCATTGACAATTTGAATCAAATCAGGCAGGCGGGCCTTTTCCTGTCCGGCTTCCGCACGACCAAGCGCCTCAAAGAACACGAGATCACTCGGCTAGATCACATTGTATACCACGTCGAGAACTTCTTCCTCCGCACCACGGGGTGTCTCGACCGCTGTTTGGTTCTCGTGAACGACGCTCTTGATTTGGGTCTCCAGCCAGAGGACTGTACCCACCGTCTCATCCGCACTATCAGTCACGTCAAACGCTCTCCAGTCCAAGGGGTCCTTGGAGAAATCAACGCCATCGTCAAGCCATACCGGAACCAGCGGAATCTCATCGCCCATCGTGCTCGGCACACGGACGACGAGTTGGACGATGTGATACTGTTTGATCTAGTGGTAAGGATCGAGCCAACAGACGAAGCGAGATATCACCATTACAAGCTCCGATCGGATCGGTATGTAGCGGCCAAGCAAGAGGAGATCGACCAGGTCGCGGACAAGCTGACGACCGCTTGCAGCCACTTGTTCGACAAGCTGAAACCAGATGTAGACAGGCACCTCTCAGCCCTAAAGCCTGC